A region of the Echeneis naucrates chromosome 22, fEcheNa1.1, whole genome shotgun sequence genome:
GAACCACTTCAACCGCAAAACCTTCTGACCACAACATCTCATATTAATTTTCATACAGATCAGACAATGTGAATCTCTTTTCGGATAATTAACTCTGTCGTACTTAGATGAGCTGATAAGTAATCCATATAACCACGACTTATCTCTTAAGACACAACAACATACGATAATAACAATCCTGATAAATCCACCAGTATTTCAAATTGtggaacattttaattttctaagGAATCAAAATTGCCAAGCTCCAGTGAATGAATTTTCAGAaaggaccaaaaaaaacaaacaaacaaacaaacaaacaagatacCTGTTAGAGACGTCAGTCAGACTGTGGTAATTTGTTAAGACAGGGAgattgtgtcctgtgtgtgcaGCTCAGTCCTACTCGTGTGCAGCCTCTCCTCTTCAGTGCAGCCAGCAATGATCCAGATAAGCGAGCAGTGAtcattctgtctctgtcatcatACAGCATACAGTACGTGTGCATGCCAGGCAGTCATATGACCTACAGTATCATTTCAATCTCAGTCAGTATCACCCCCAATCACTAGTCATCTTAGTCTCCTGTGATATTGCTCTTGAGAACTATAGTGACTCCgtgacaaaaaatacatttctaaatgACTGCAACGTAttacagtactttttttttttgtctgtcatgaaattattataattttcttGGTGGAACTTACAATATGTGTGAGGTTTAATGCAGTCAATTTATAGTAACTCTGGTACATTTGATGTTATTTATTCTCTTGTATTATCACTCATTATCCCAATTTAATCAGGAAATGACAGTTTAACAGAGTATTGACAAAATTTTGAGAAAGGAAAATTCACAAATAATTATCTTGAATAGCCTGTGCTTGTCCCAGCGTCTCTGAATGATTTTCATCGCTGAATAGTACACATCCTGCTGTGTGATTTGTCACACTGAATATTTTCACCACtaacacagagaccaacaggaGACAGCGGAACAAAAATTGAACAATTACGAGGCAAACCACGATCTTTCTCCAGAAGTACACATCTTAAATATTCAGATTACTAAACCCAATTACATGGTCATGACTATTTGCTGAAGCCGTCCAAAACAAGTTGGGCTGAGTGATTCGTCGAATGAGGTGCAAAGGATGATCCAGGACAAATTTTATGAACGTATACAAAAGGACAAGACTGATTTGGAGGTGAACTTGATTACAGGGGAAAATATTTAGggatttataaatatttttctttttaaatttagaaCAAATTCTGACCACTGTCAATGCAATAAATTACAGCATATTGGTTTagtttcattatttactttTCCTGATGCCTTACTATCTGATAAATTCAACATAATTATTTGACAGGATAttgtttttttcagcacaaagaaaaacaaataacattttttaatgtataaatgTTTACTGTTGTTGAACACAGCAGGACACTGGGTGCCATCACCCGCCAGAGAGTGGATCCAAGAAGACCAGCAGGGACATGAGCTGCTTCATCTTCTCTCAGGTAAGTCTCTTGTGTGGGATCTCGCAGTGTTCGCAGTGAAAATGGTTAATATCACCTTAATAAGTTGGGTGAATCCACACCTCCCATGTCTTTGTCAACACAGATGTGGAACACAGGATAGCCACTGTAGACCAAATTAGGAACAAATGGGACAAACAAGTTCTCCAACAAAAGCAGTATAGTTTTGAGATATAGGACAGTCAATCCTGATGAAAAAGCTTATAATATTAAAATCAGATGTGTCTGGgtccaaacacaaaaagctcGAAGCCCCATTTGATTACTTTCATGTGGTACCTGCAtcttgcctgttttttttctttcgtgAAATGGGTCTTTGATATGATCAAGCAGGGCCCTGTAATTTCCTTGCAAAGGAATCAGTGCTGGTACACTATCCTCCATTCAGAAACTGTGCCTAAAAACAAGCCTTAAAacgcacacatgtacacatagGATAACTACATATTACTACACTAAGACTCGGTGATGAGCAGTACATCAATAGAATCAACACTCCTTGTCTTTATTGAATGGgtaaaacaaatgtgacaaaaataaagacactGTACAATAGGCAACAATATTGGAATACATCAAACTTTAGATGTCACAATCTTCtgacacaggaaaaaaactaTTCTAGGAAAATAATGTTACTTACGTCATACAAGTAATTTACAAGAAAACTTAGTACTTCATTAACTTGGCATGTATAGTCGTGTTTGTGTCATAGTAGTCTAGTCATTACAGAGACTAGATACTTCTTTTGCTGCTAGAAGACAAGAAAAACCTAAATTTAAACCTCTTGGTCTgtatttttaatggttttatgTGGCTGAAAGcttgaaacacaaagacaaaatgtgtgtgactgaaTAAATACTTCATACTCCGTTGCTGAGGATACAGCAAATAATGGCCAGCTGCAATTACGTCCCTGACCGCTAATGACAAAAGGTTTTGCCAAAAACAGCAGTATGACACAAACTGTTGGAAATTATGAGGCAGCTAACAAGTCCGCCTTAATGAATACTCGTCAAATTAGTCTTTCTGCCAGTGTTACTATTTTAACACACTCATTTTTCTGGGCTGGAAGTATCATCTTCCTCAGtgttgttgtctctctctccctctgtgtcctcttcattttgtgtttgatcTGGTCCCACTGGCTCCTTACACTGCGATGGCCTCAGCAGATATTCCAGCTCCTCTGCGCTAATGGCCACCTTCTCAGGAATCAACCACCTCTTGAAGTGTTCAAGGGCACTAAGAAGGGAGAtacacaaaaagtaaaaagatgAGAAGGTCTATCTAAAGCACCTTACTGCTTTCGAAGCCCCAAGTGTGGTAACACAAAATTCGAAATAAACCTGTTGTTTACACCGGTGTGGAGAGGCATTGATTTGtcatactgtgtgtttgtgggtgtagTACTAGTAACACTAGTCTATGCTTCAGATTCAATGGTCATGTTTCCTTTGtgtatataaaaaacaaatttattcaCCAGGATAGCACAAGTCCATGTCCTACCTCTCATCCATGTTATCTCCTTGAAAAAGTTCTGAGGTCTGAGCATCGTGTAGGAATCTGTCCCAGCATTCTTTCTTAGCTTGAGACAATGAGCGCAACATGTCTCTTGACGTCACGTCAGTGGACTGGCCCTTTAACCTCTTAAGACGATTCTCTGTACCAAAATAAAAGGCACAACATATTGGATTTACTTGAATCAGTTATAATTGACATTTTGGGCTGGAAGAGCGCAAGAGccattatttctctgttttttctttcttttttaaaataataatataatatatatatataaatcagtAGAAAAGCTCAAGCAGGTCACTTCACCAGAagtgattttaaatattattagGTAATGGGAGCAGGTGCTTCTTGGGCCCAAGCTGAAAATACAACTATAATGATGGtttgctaatttattttttgcaaataaataGAAAGCATGAAAAAGCCACCTAGACTAAGGCACAATAgctcataaaataaaatcagaggcaaaaacaaaaacaacgtTATCAGAGGGATGGCTTCTTTTGGTCCTTTTGGTCCTAACCATGTGGTCGATGGAAGTCTGGGTCAGCTAAGTGGATCATGTAGGGTTAGACATTACCTAAACTTGCTATGTAGATCTCAGAATCCTCCATGGGTTCCCAGCTGGCTCTGGGGGACCTAACATCTGCACAATTTGATTGTCCATTGACCCGGACTTGTTCTTGTGCAGCTGGCTGGAAGGAGTCTCTGAACGCTGTGTTCTCCGGCGCGACGTCAGCCTTCACCTCCGGCAGGCTGGAGCAGATCTCGGACCACAGCTCCCCGCTGGACCGGACCTGCTGTCGCTCGAAGTCGTCTGTCATTCCGGTGCCCTTACAGACGGAAACATCGACCGAGCTGCAGTTACTTTAAGGCTtaggacaaattaaaaaaaagcacagaaatggACACAAGTCAAACGGAAACCGAGCACTATTTACCATTAAGGTTAAGAATAAGGGGCGTCTAACCTCCTTTACCGACTATTTTGGAGCACTTCAAACGGTCTGTCACCATCGTCAATAACAAATATGTCATCCCGACGTCTTACCTGGGTAAATAATTGGCAGGTCAACAGGTATTTATTCTGATACTTTTAATAAAAGATGTAAGATTAGCCTCCTAGCTAACTGCATCCATACTCTACAAGAGTTAAGGCGCAACAGCCCACTTCCTTATTTTGGGGGCATATGATTGGACACCTTAACTGCCTATCAAACTAAGGTCCGATGTGATTGGCCAGGTCTGTGTTTGCGCGAGAATGAACCAGGAAGTTTGTGTCTGCAGGAAAGAGCCGGGGCGAAGGTAAACAAGCTCTCTGacatctgtttatttgtgtaattCGTGATTGTAGGGTAgggcaacacaacacagcaagaaggtcgtgggctcgattcctgggcctggggcctttctgtgcggagtttgcttgttctccccttgcctgcgttggtttcctcccaccgtccaaagacatcaagtctgggttgattggtgactctaaattgtctggaggtctgagtgtgagagtgagtggttgttgtgttgtgttggcccctcacccaatgtgagctgggattggctccagcaggcTTACTGTCTAGATCAAAGTGTGAATAACCAGCTTCTCAGGCATTGTTTACTGACCTGTTGCAAATTCACCAATGACCAACAGTCAGGTGTAATATCGTAGTTGTTTGATCTTGagtaaaaaacacacagtcatcaTGCATTGCAGGGAGAACTAAGACAAGAGATGCGACCAGCGTTGCGCCTGGCAGCAGTGGCTTTCCCTATGGGTGTGCTGCTGTCTCGGACCATGGCGTGGATGTCCAGTGGCAAAACACATCCAGAGCTCATCAGCAGGCTGAGGGGTAATGGAATGACATCGTCATATTAAGTCTTTGCCCCAAACTTCTTAGATCCACACTGATGAGGTGTCaaagatgggtttttttttcctcttacaaTGTGTGGATATCCACCAAGCCTGTGGAAGTGTGCATCTTTTTGCTTCATTCTGACTCAAAATGATAACGAGATTATTTCATTCCAAGTGAAGATGAACAGGGAACTTGACAAGCAAATTATTACTTTGTCCTTCAAACCATGCAGCATAATTATATGCCCTTTTGGGggaaattttgaattttaaatgctACTATTAGATTCAAAAGGTCTAAAAAAGGTGTCAAAATTGATGGGAAAGGGagtaatacttttttttttttttttttttttttttttttttacatcttttcttcatttaagCTGTTTGTAAATTTCAAGGCTCCAGTCACAGTTCATAAAGCTACAACTTATCAGAATAACCAAAGTCCCACTGCTCATAATTAGCATATTGACGGACCATCCAGGGTTAAGTATTGACTTAATTCTCTACTTTCCTTACAGCTGTTGTCTAGAAAGCCTGTCTGTTTTTCCTTAACATTATGAAAATATATTCCTTTTTTACTATCACTGCAACTTATCATTCAATTTTCAGTTCACTTCCAATGGAGCatcatttcctcttctctctctgttagATCATGGAGTGATAAAGAGTGACCGAGTCTTTGATGCCATGCTGGCCACTGACAGAGGGATCTACTCTAGAGACTATCCTTATGCAGACTCTCCTCAGTCCATAGGTATTAATTTTATTCACTCGtaataaacatgcacacacaattatCAGATTGGTAGGTATGAGTTGATATGTTGTTCTCCAAAGTAAGCACATGTACATTGTTTTTTATTGCAGGCTACAGGGCGACCATCAGTGCACCACACATGGTCAGTAACAAGCTCTCACAGGACTTGAGTTATGCAGTTGGCAGAAACACTTGATTTGCTTAAAATCACCCCCTAGTTATTGAATAATTTCCTGTGGTCCTGGTTTTACAGCATGCTCATGCTCTGGAGCTGCTAAGTGATAAGCTAAAAGAAGGGGCATCAGCACTGGATGTGGGTTCAGGAAGTGGATACCTCACTGCCTGTTTTGCAAGGATGGCAAGTTCTGTATAAATTTGGCATGAAACTTATAATAAACctattattaaattaataatgcaaataatgagtgttcttttgtaattttcctAATGTATGCAGACAGGACCCAGCGGTCGAGTGGTTGGCATTGAACACATTGATGAACTGGTccaaatgtcaataaaaaatgttcaagCCGATGACCCAGAATTGCTCTCATCTGGGCGTATCAGACTTGTTGGTGAGTCTTGTAACATGAAGGTCTTACCCCTTCAAATATAGATGTTCAAACTGCACAGCTATATGGAACTACACAAGTCATTCTAACATCTGTCCTCAGCGGGAGACGGAAGGCTGGGATTCCCAGAAGGAGGGCCATATGATGCAATTCATGTTGGTGCAGCTGCAGCTACTGTTCCTAAAGCTGTAAGGACACACATCACTTCTACTTTTGTAAAAATTAGTAAGAAAATAATAGAAGATAAAACGTACACATAAGTTAAGGTTAAAGAATATGCTGTAGTAAAGTGAAATAGAATAATTTTCACGTCTCCAGTTGACTGAATTTGTATCTTGAACTTCACCATCACCTTGTGACAGAgtcctgttttcttcttctactttctTGTATTCTGTCcctttatcctttttttttaaagctcttaGAACAGCTGAAGCCAGGTGGACGACTGGTTCTCCCAGTGGGTCCCGATGGTGGCAGTCAAGTTTTAGAGATGTATGATCGCCAGAGTGATGGGACTTTCCTCAAGAAAGCTTTGATGGGAGTTGTTTATGTCCCCCTGACTGATAAGAGGCGTCAGTGGCCCGGGTAttttatacaaatatttttttacttttatttacaaagtcAGCTAACAACACCACTTTATGTACTGAGAAAAAAACCTTATCATTATCTTTGGATATTACCTCTATTAAGAAGTTCTGTAATCTTAAGAGTGCTTTTTGCAATTATTAGTCACATCCACCTACATCAAATAGCTTGTACCTGATGGCATCCATGCTATCCTTATCCCTCTCTCCCCAGAGGTGAGCTCTGACTGCAGTGTGGTTGCCTCCGCAGGAGATGGCATTGGTGCTGCGTCTCCAAGGCCCCATAGCACTCGTCATTGGTTCACTGAGCTCCAGAATGAACAACTACCTACTGCTGAGTTGTCACCTAGCAACATGTAAAGACAATTTTGCTCTATTTGCCTGATCAGGTTGTCTTCCAAGAGTGCTTcaagagtgagtgagtgagtgagtgagtgaatgaataagtggctgctgctggactAATAACCTTTCTACCAGAATCCATAGAGACTGTAAAAGGCTAATAAGAATATTCTGGATGAGAGAAAATGGTTGTctcattattatttatgcatgAGTCAGTGAAGTTCACCAAAGACAAGATTACCACTGGGGTTTGTCCGTTCAATCCAGATTAATGCATTGTTGGTGAAATAGTGTTTGATGGTAAgggaattattttattatgattgTGATAACACATAAGGTCAAACAAAAGCATTGACaatgttgttttaataaaatttagaaaatgaaatttaatgaaCTGTAACTATAGAACATGTGTATGACTTTGTTACTCTCAAACAGAGGAGGCACTGTGctaaaattttattaaatgagGAGAGATTTTGTAACTTAACTAATAGTATGATTACATGTACATATGAGATTTCTTAGTAAAACCTATTAAATGGATAGTCTATGGATTGTTGTCAATCTTTACTAATCttttcatatgtgtgtgtaaaaatggGCTCAAATTGAACAGTGACGAAGAgagctgaaattaattaatgaggGTAACATAAAGGCCCTACGCGACATTATCATCACTGTCAACACAAAGGATCATCAGAAgcatgatttctttttccagtgGCTTCAGTGCAACAACTGaatattttacacaaaatgCTCCATGAATTACACGTCATCATTATAGGGGACAAAATTACACATTAAAGAAAAgcgaatacacacacacacccaaaaaaataataattatttattttctgtttccaggaAACGTTTAGAGACACAGGCCAAGGCCTCACCTCTTAAACAAACCCTGGGCTGATATGGGGAAACACTTTCAGTCTCGCGTTAGTTCTGGAAACATAATTTGTAAATTATTTGTAAAGTCACATGTAGATAATTTTGAATAAACTCTATTTAGATGCACATTGTGAACAGTTGGTGGCGATAACGCTCAAAGAGGAGGTTCTTTTAGatcaagaaaaagaagaaacgcCATGGTTTCATTGTTTGGACTACACGTCCGTCCGACTGGACTACATATTTAGGTCATCAGCGTGCGCGCCGAGCATGAAGGACCACTCGATAGAAGGCGAGCCACATGAGCGTGTCGGTTAGACTTTTGACAAAATGTCATTCCGTTTTACTCTTCAGAGGTCAAAGTGAGTTTCTTTTGTCTCGTGTCGTCAGTAAACCCGTGAATCCTTTTCATTTCCCGCCGTGTCGACACAATATCGCTACCATGGCGCAGGCGGCCGTGACTCCCGGGTCAGCGGCGGTGTCCACGCCGGGAGCCACCGCTAATGAGGCGACCGAAACCGGCAAACGTAAAAGCGACGAGTCGTGTGAACCGGAGGCCAGCGGCCGGGGGAAGAGGCGGAGAGGAGCGGGGGGCAAGAAGCTCCGTCCGGGAGAGAGGTACGTCCCCCCACCGCAGAAACGGAACCCCGGCGTCAGCTTCAACCAGGAGCATTTCACAGAGACCTCCTACTACTTTGAGGGAGGCCTCCGCAAAGTCCGTCCGTATTACTTCGACTTCAAAACCTACTGCAAGGCTCGGTGGGTCGGGAAGACTCTGCTGGAGGTGTTCAAGAGCGAGTTCAGAGCCGAGTCCATAGAGTACTACCAGAGGGCTGCCAAGGAGGGCCGCATCCGCCTCAACCAGACCCCCGTGGAGGATCTGTCAGTGGTGCTCAGGGTCGgtgatatttattattattctccaCACATTACACCGTTAATATCATCACTGCAAGAGCATTATAGATGGAGGCTTTCTTAAACTTTCTGCACCATCACACATTATGATTAAAAAGCAATATGTCCTAAATTCCTAATTCTTGAATATctattgtttgtcttttattagATTAAGggaattaaaaatgtttttttaattcatttccaGTGTTACACAGCTTTATCAAGTCGGATTATCACTTTAATTGTTTCTGAAATGCTATCAAAAAATTACAGTCCCACTGGCATTAGTCTTAGCAGAAGAaaatagtgattttttttttttaaccctcttCTTCATATATCAGATTGTCCTAATGGAGATCTAAATATATGTATCTTGTGCAGAGAAATTACTATTGCTAAAAGACTCAGAggtaaaaagataaaatgataaatgcaAAAGGTCAACCCTACTATGACATCATGTTCTGCAAAATACTTGTGGCCATTGTTAAACCGGGTCATTCTGTGACCATTGTTCTTGCAGCATGCCAGGTAGGCAGAGGCAGACAACAACAAGCTGCTTATTccttttataaatatattcCTAATATTCACAGAATAATGACCACATGAGAAACACTGTCCACCGCCATGAGCCACCGGTAGTGAGCAAACCACTGGAGATTCTGGTGGATGACGGTGAAGTACTCGTGGTTGACAAGCCTGCCTCCATCCCAGTGCATCCCTGCGGTCGCTTTCGTCACAACACAGTCATTTTCATCCTGGGGAAAGAGAGCGGCATTTCTGAGCTTCACACTGTCCACAGACTGGACAGACTCACATCTGGAGTGCTGCTGTTTGCCAGAACATTGGAGACATCAAAGAAACTGGACCAGCtggtgagagacagacaggtacgTTCAGGAtggttttgtgtttacattttgacTTTTGACCGAAACAAAAGCACTCTTGTTTATGATATCTGGCTGTAATAAATAGATCAGTGAGTTTAATAAGTTCTTCACATTTCCTATCTTTCCCAGCTTGTAAAGGAGTATGTGTGCAGAGTCGAGGGGGAGTTTCCAGGGGGTGAGTTGATCTGTGAGGAACCCATCTTGGTTGTTTCCTTTAAAATTGGCCTCTGCCGGGTTGATCCGAAAGGAAAGGAGTGCCGGACTGTCTTCCAGAGACTTAGCTTTAATGGGAAAACCAGTGTTGTCCGCTGTTTACCCCTTACTGGACGCACACATCAGATCAGGGTCCACCTTCAGTACCTGGGTTTCCCAATCGTCAATGACCCAATCTATGGGTCCTCAGCATGGGGTCCTCACAGGGGTAAGGGCGGACTGGTAGGGAAAAGTGATGAGGAGGTGCTGCAGGCTCTGGTAGAGGAACATCAATCTCAGGAAAGTCTTCACCTGTTGGATATACCTGATGATGGCATTGGCATCAGacaagaggcagagaaaaacatgTCAGATTGTCTGTCTGAACCTGGCAAGACTGGAGAAAATCGTGGGACACAGACTGATAAATGTGGTGGCGACAAAGGGACGGATGGTTGTGGCTCAAGCAATCAGACAGTAAATGAGGTGAGTCAGGGCTGCACTTACCCAAACAGTAACAGCACATCACCCCAAGAGTCTCAGAGCCCTCACAAATTACATGGAAAGGAAACAATAGCAACTGACTCTCCCCAGAAAATTCCCACAGACATGAGAGATCACCTGTGTAGTGAATGTAAACTAGTACGACCAGATCCTACAGAAAAGGAGCTAATAATGTATCTCCATGCTTTACGCTACAAAGGACCTGACTTTGAATATTCCACACGTTTACCTGACTGGGCTAGAGAAGACTGGGTGGAAGCTGAGTAAAGCTGATTAAGACTGTGGGGTTAATGTCATGGAAAAGATGAGACATCTTTCAAGAGCTTCTGATTTTGCAGCACTTATTTTAACAATTTCAGTGTCGAATTTGCAGAATTTTTTTCCCTTGGTTCAAAGCTATTTATGTCTGATAGATACAAGTACAAATGGATATTGGAATTGTATTCTTTTTCAATTTACCCCCATTATTAGTTTGTCAGGCATTtacttttaattgaattttagcCTGTACTCTGTCTGATACTCCAGCTAACaattgaaatgaattgaaaacCAGTCTGCAGGagaatttttgtcattttatttcagttttgtgaaAAATTAACATTAAGAGCTGTAGATAATAGTGgtggaaacctttttttttttttttgttttaaatatctTCTGTTCATAGAAAGCCTGTGATTGATTTCCTTCATCTCTAAAACAGGTCATTCTGCTGAATGATGTGTAAAGTCAAGTTTCTTTGAAAAACTGcaattatacatttaaaatgtcaaaagcaAACCCTTTTTACAACAAGAAAGCGTGAAAATAAACCTGCTCATTGGCATATCCTATATATATTCTTGTCAAGGCTCCACCAACACTACACCTCCTACACTTCTTTGATTATGACTTAATATCATAATTAGGACCATAAATACATCTCTTATTTGACACATCCGTTGCACAGAACGCATTTTAGCTGTTTCAACCTATTGATAGATATTTGGCACATGCTGCTCGTCATAAATACCATcacttaaaatgaataaagatgtGATATGACATCTTGGTGGTGGGTTGCGATGTAGTTAAAGGCATACTGTTCCTCAGATCATTGCCTGTAGacgttttgttttatttttttctgaacagtGCCACAGCAAGGTTTAATTCCAAATGATTTGCTGTTGAAGCTGTGGCATGTGATGGTAGAAGTACTGCTTTGAAACTCAAAATTAGAGCTCACACCTGCTTCTTTAGGAAGTCTAGAGCACGTACTGACGTCCACAGATTCAGGAGCAGTATGCATCTTAAATCACCAAGATTGTATAAACCCACAGCATATTGTGTTATCTCTCTACTAGAAACTCTTAGGATTGTACAGGAAGTAAACATATTTTTGGCACTGACACTGGAATAAACAGCATGACTTAAAACATTAATTGCAACCAACCCATGACACCATAAATGACACgtttcttattttctcatggTCACAGTGGACGTTCTGTACATAATATCACAAGTGCAAAAGCAGCTGACTGTGGTTTAGTGACACTCGTTCGCTACTATAAATGTAATAACTGACTCCAATATACTGTATGTAATTCTGTACACAGGCACACATTTCTGTATAGctcacatttatattttaagattCTGAAGTCCATTCATGTAAATAATTCATTGCGTTTGAAGGTGACACTGTATTTGTTGATTAAACcatgtgatgcattttttttaaagagttcCAGGCACGAAGTAATTTCTGCGgcagatgcagattttttttttttctttttttgcagacaACATACTGTAGCTGTAGTTTCCTCAAGTGTGACGTCAGTTCAAAATTGTGGCAGAAGAAaaaactttgtcttttttggtcTCTCTGGAACTGCTGGGTTGAACAAGTCATGCTTTGATTCGAACCTTTGCTGAAGAAACACTCATGCGTTAACCTATTACTGGCAGAAATTTTAACAACCTTAGCGGCAAAACATATGCCACACATTACACTTAGATTAATTTATGCTTCCTTTGAGTGTACAAAAGTAAAACTTCTTTTCGTTATTTATGatttttgtgttccttttttgtAAATTCAGAACATTTAATGCACAGTGTTTGCAAAGATTCCTCCAACTTTGCTCAACACGTATCCTCCCGTTGTCCATCTCTCTTTATCCAAACATCTGGCAAGTCTGGCTTACTGTTGGGCAAAATAACTACTTCTTCACTCTGACTGGTGCGGCCCTTATTACAGGTCTCATAAACAGTTTCTTTGAGTGAGAGACGGAGCGTGTCTCTCTTTCCATTTAGGTATCCTGGTTGTAACCGAGCATCTCCTTCATGTTGCTGTGCATTTGAAGGCCCAGGCTCAATGTCGCTGAGACACGTTTCACAGGAATCCTCCACACCTTCACAGGAGCTCTGAGAAAAGGAGGAGCGATGTTCTTTGTGGGAGTGGTGATGGGGATGGTCTGGTGAGTTTTGTTCGTCTGTGCAGAGAGATGGCTGGTCAGTGGTCTCCAGCGTGTGGCTGATTATGGTGTCGTGTATGCTTGACGACGATGAGAAGGAGTCATTGCTCCAGGGTGTCTTGCCGCCTGGCTGGGCTCTGCATGTCTTACACAGCAGCTTGTCCTTTGCAAGGCCCTCTTGTTTTAGCCCTACAGGTTGCAGGGTGTTTTCTTTGTAAGGTGATGAAGTCTGGAAGCCATGTTGgcagtttttatgttgttgacTGCATGTCTCTTCATGTGCCCCATCAATGCTATTTCTTTCTGCATCACTCCTACAATATTCAATCTCATCAGAGAGCACAGATGGACGGTTGGACAGTTTACTGGTGCAGGTGCTGTTCTCAAAGCTGTCAC
Encoded here:
- the rpusd2 gene encoding pseudouridylate synthase RPUSD2 isoform X3, which translates into the protein MSVSVRLLTKCHSVLLFRGQSEFLLSRVVSKPVNPFHFPPCRHNIATMAQAAVTPGSAAVSTPGATANEATETGKRKSDESCEPEASGRGKRRRGAGGKKLRPGERYVPPPQKRNPGVSFNQEHFTETSYYFEGGLRKVRPYYFDFKTYCKARWVGKTLLEVFKSEFRAESIEYYQRAAKEGRIRLNQTPVEDLSVVLRNNDHMRNTVHRHEPPVVSKPLEILVDDGEVLVVDKPASIPVHPCGRFRHNTVIFILGKESGISELHTVHRLDRLTSGVLLFARTLETSKKLDQLVRDRQLVKEYVCRVEGEFPGEH
- the rpusd2 gene encoding pseudouridylate synthase RPUSD2 isoform X2, with protein sequence MSVSVRLLTKCHSVLLFRGQSEFLLSRVVSKPVNPFHFPPCRHNIATMAQAAVTPGSAAVSTPGATANEATETGKRKSDESCEPEASGRGKRRRGAGGKKLRPGERYVPPPQKRNPGVSFNQEHFTETSYYFEGGLRKVRPYYFDFKTYCKARWVGKTLLEVFKSEFRAESIEYYQRAAKEGRIRLNQTPVEDLSVVLRNNDHMRNTVHRHEPPVVSKPLEILVDDGEVLVVDKPASIPVHPCGRFRHNTVIFILGKESGISELHTVHRLDRLTSGVLLFARTLETSKKLDQLVRDRQLVKEYVCRVEGEFPGGELICEEPILVVSFKIGLCRVDPKGKECRTVFQRLSFNGKTSVVRCLPLTGRTHQIRVHLQYLGFPIVNDPIYGSSAWGPHRGKGGLVGKSDEEVLQALVEEHQSQESLHLLDIPDDGIGIRQEAEKNMSDCLSEPGKTGENRGTQTDKCGGDKGTDGCGSSNQTVNESIEM
- the rpusd2 gene encoding pseudouridylate synthase RPUSD2 isoform X1 produces the protein MSVSVRLLTKCHSVLLFRGQSEFLLSRVVSKPVNPFHFPPCRHNIATMAQAAVTPGSAAVSTPGATANEATETGKRKSDESCEPEASGRGKRRRGAGGKKLRPGERYVPPPQKRNPGVSFNQEHFTETSYYFEGGLRKVRPYYFDFKTYCKARWVGKTLLEVFKSEFRAESIEYYQRAAKEGRIRLNQTPVEDLSVVLRNNDHMRNTVHRHEPPVVSKPLEILVDDGEVLVVDKPASIPVHPCGRFRHNTVIFILGKESGISELHTVHRLDRLTSGVLLFARTLETSKKLDQLVRDRQLVKEYVCRVEGEFPGGELICEEPILVVSFKIGLCRVDPKGKECRTVFQRLSFNGKTSVVRCLPLTGRTHQIRVHLQYLGFPIVNDPIYGSSAWGPHRGKGGLVGKSDEEVLQALVEEHQSQESLHLLDIPDDGIGIRQEAEKNMSDCLSEPGKTGENRGTQTDKCGGDKGTDGCGSSNQTVNEVSQGCTYPNSNSTSPQESQSPHKLHGKETIATDSPQKIPTDMRDHLCSECKLVRPDPTEKELIMYLHALRYKGPDFEYSTRLPDWAREDWVEAE